The Burkholderia ambifaria AMMD genome contains the following window.
GCGCCGCGCGGTCGACCTGCTGCGCGAGCGCAACGACGAGCTCGCGGCCATCGAGACGCGCGACACCGGCAAGCCGATCGGCGAGACGCTCGCGGTCGACATCGTCACCGGCGCGGACGTGATCGAGTACTACGCGGGCCTCGCGACCGCGATCGAAGGGCTGCAGGTGCCGCTGCGCGCCGAGTCGTTCGTCTATACGCGCCGCGAGCCGCTCGGCGTGTGCGCGGGCATCGGCGCATGGAACTACCCGATCCAGATCGCATGCTGGAAGACGGCGCCCGCGCTCGCGGCCGGCAACGCGATGGTGTTCAAGCCCAGCGAGGTCACGCCGCTCACCGCGCTGAAGCTCGCGGAAATCTATACGGAAGCCGGCGTGCCGGCCGGCGTGTTCAATGTCGTGCAGGGCGACGGCTCGGTCGGCGCACTGCTCACCGGTCACCCGGACATCGCGAAGGTGTCGTTCACCGGCGGCGTCGAGACCGGCAAGAAGGTGATGTCGCTGGCCGGCGCGTCGTCGCTGAAGGAAGTGACGATGGAGCTCGGCGGCAAGTCGCCGCTGATCGTGTTCGAGGATGCCGATCTCGACCGCGCGGCCGACATCGCGGTGACCGCCAACTTCTTCAGCTCGGGCCAGGTCTGCACCAACGGCACGCGCGTGTTCGTGCACCGCTCGGTCAAGGACGCATTCACGCAGCGCGTGCTCGAACGCGTGAAGCGGATTCGCGTCGGCAAGCCGACCGATGCCGCCACCAACTTCGGCCCGCTCGTGTCGGCCGCGCAGCTCGACAAGGTGCTCGGCTTCATCGACAGCGGCAAGGCCGAAGGCGCGAAGCTGCTCGCCGGCGGCACGCGCCTGACCGACGGTCACTTCGCCAGCGGCCAGTACGTCGCGCCGACCGTGTTCGGCGACTGCCGCGACGACATGAAGATCGTGCGCGAAGAGATTTTCGGGCCGGTGATGAGCATCCTCGATTTCGAATCGGAGGACGAAGTGATCGCCCGCGCGAACGACACGCACTACGGCCTCGCGGCCGGCGTCGTGACCGAGAACCTGTCGCGCGCGCACCGCACGATCCATCGCCTCGAAGCCGGCATCTGCTGGATCAATACGTGGGGCGAATCGCCGGCCGAGATGCCGGTTGGCGGATACAAGCAATCCGGTGTCGGACGCGAGAACGGCATCACGACGCTCGAACACTACACTCGAATCAAGTCGGTACAGGTCGAGCTTGGCCGCTACAACCCGGTGTTTTGAGAACGATAGGAGATACCCCGTCATGACGACACGCGAATACGACTACATCATCTGCGGCGCCGGTTCCGCGGGCAACGTGCTCGCGACGCGCCTGACGGAAGATCCGAACGTCACGGTGCTGCTGCTCGAAGCGGGCGGCCCCGACTACCGCTTCGACTTCCGCACGCAGATGCCGGCGGCGCTCGCCTATCCGCTGCAGGGCCGTCGCTACAACTGGGCCTACGAGACCGACCCCGAGCCGCACATGGACAACCGCCGGATGGAATGCGGCCGCGGCAAGGGGCTCGGCGGCTCGTCGCTGATCAATGGGATGTGCTACATCCGCGGCAACGCGCTCGACTACGACAACTGGTCGACGCACAAGGGGCTCGAGAACTGGACCTATCTCGACTGCCTGCCGTACTTCAAGAAGGCCGAGACGCGCGACGTCGGCCCGAACGACTATCACGGCGGCAACGGCCCCGTGTCGGTCACGACCAGCAAGCCGGGCGCGAACCCGCTGTTCGAGGCGATGGTCGATGCGGGCGTGCAGGCCGGCTATCCGCGCACCGACGACCTGAACGGCTATCAGCAGGAAGGCTTCGGCCCGATGGACCGCACCGTCACGCCGAAGGGCCGCCGCGCCAGCACCGCGCGCGGCTACCTCGACCAGGCGAAGGGGCGGCCGAACCTCGAGATCGTCACGCACGCGCTCGCCGACCGCATCCTGTTCGACGGCAAGCGCGCGTCGGGCGTCACGTACCTGCGCGGCAGCGAGCGCGCGAGTGCGCACGCGCGCCGCGAGGTCCTCGTGTGCAGCGGCGCGATCGCGTCGCCGCAACTGCTGCAACGCTCGGGCGTCGGCCCCGGCGCATGGCTGAAGGAACTCGACATCCCGATCGTGCTCGACCTGCCCGGCGTCGGCCAGAACCTGCAGGATCACCTGGAGATGTACATCCAGTACGAGTGCAAGGAGCCGGTGTCGCTGTATCCGGCGCTCAAGTGGTGGAACCAGCCGAAGATCGGCCTCGAATGGATGCTGAACGGCACGGGCCTCGGCGCGAGCAACCACTTCGAGGCGGGCGGCTTCATCCGCACGCGCGACGACGATCCGTGGCCGAACATCCAGTATCACTTCCTGCCCGTTGCGATCAACTACAACGGCTCGAACGCGATCGAGATGCACGGCTTCCAGGCGCACGTCGGGTCGATGCGTTCGCCGAGCCGCGGCCGCGTGAAGCTGCGCTCGCGCGATCCGAACGCGCACCCGAGCATCCTGTTCAACTACATGGCCGAAGCGCTCGACTGGCGCGAGTTCCGCGATGCGATCCGCGCGACGCGCGAGATCATGCGGCAGCCCGCGCTCGACCGCTATCGCGGCCGCGAGCTGAACCCGGGCGCCGACTGCAAGTCCGACAAGGAGCTCGACACGTTCGTGCGGGCCCGCGCGGAAACCGCGTTCCATCCGTCGTGCTCGTGCAAGATGGGCTACGACGACATGGCCGTGGTCGACGAGGAAGGTCGCGTGCATGGGCTGGAAGGGCTGCGCGTCGTCGATGCGTCGATCATGCCGATCATCACGACCGGCAACCTGAACGCGCCGACGATCATGATCGCGGAGAAGATCGCCGACAAGATCCGTGGCCGCCAGCCGCTCGCGCGTGTCGACGTGCCTTACTTCGTCGCGAACGGAGCGATGGCGCGCAATGTCGCGAAGGCGGTGCGGCAGCCGGAAACGGTGTAATCGCACCAGCACCCCGCCCCGCGCACAGCGGTGGCGGCAGCAACATGCACGGCTCGCGGCGTTCTCGTCGCGAGCCGTTTTTCATTCGGCGCGCCCGGCGCCCGTCCTGAACCGCGTGATGGCCGCCCGCCTCGGCCGCACGCGTTTCGCGCGCACGATCGGATTCGCGCGCGACGTCAGGCTCATCGCGCCGCGCAAATGCTCGAACGCGACCTCCTCCTTCCGCCCGAAGCGGCCGACCGCCGGCCACGCCAGCGTTTCATCGAGCCACGCCTGCCACGCGTCGCCGTGAAAGCGACGCGCGAATTCGCGCACCGTGTCCGGCGCCGCGATCACGATGCCCGCCAGCAGGTAGTACGCCCAGAAGCTGCCCGCACCGACGAGCCAATCGAGCCGGCACGCGGACACCGCCGCGAGCAAACCGTCCACCGACGCAAGATCGCCGCGGCGTTCGCGAATCGCGCGCGCGACGAGATTGTGCTGACCGCCGTATGCGGCAAAGGAAATCCCCTTACCGGCGGCCAGCTCCGCGCAGAACAGCGCGAGCGCGGCCATCTCGTCGATGCACGCGGCATCGTCGCGCGGCCCGCACACGCGCAGCACGATCGCGTCGATGACGTCTCCCGGCCGGGCCGACGGCTCGACGCACGCCGCCGCGACGGCCGCGTGTCGTTCTCTCAGGTTCTTCGGGCTCGGCGCTTCGCCGTTCTCGGGTCGCGCTCGTGCGTCCTGCTCGTCGGCATCGTCGCTGCCTCGCTCGGCGCCACGGGCAATCCGCTCGAGCGCGGCCCAGCCGTCGCCGGGATCGTCGAAGGTCCACGCATCGACGAAGCCATGCGCGGCTTCGAATACCGCGCGCGATCCCGGGCAGCATCGCTCCGCGTACGCGAGCTGCCGCGCGTCGGGCACGTGCATGCATGCGCCGGGCGGATCGCTCGCCTCGCATGCGCAACCGCCGCCGTCCGTTGCCATCCACGGCGCGAGCGCATGCAGGACGGCGATCGCTTCGTGCGACAGGTTCAAGCCCGCACGCACGCGTGCCGGGGGCGACGACGGCGGAACGTCAGTCGCGCCGTCGTCGTCGGCCGCCGCCACGCAAGTCGCTTCGGACAGATGTTCGATCAGATACTGCAGCCACGCGGCCGTGCGCAGCCGGTCAGGCGTCGCACCGCGGGCAGCGCCATACTTCGCTGGGTCGGTGAGCATGTGGCGAATCGGAATGGTTGTGTTGATTCGGGTTCGGTCGAAGCAGGCGGCACGGTGCGTCGCACCGGCCCCTGATAAGGCCGCCCGCGTCGGATCGCGACGCAGGCAGCCAGCCGGTCGCCGCGCCGATACGCGCGACGACACGAACGCAACTCGAAACCGGAACGCCCGCCGCGCATCCTTGCACGGCCCTCGTCGATGGCGGGCGCCCGGCCTCGATCACGCGACGCTTACTGCACGTGGAACTTCGGCGACGTGACGACCGTGCCGCCGACCGTACAGTCCGGTGTCAGCACGGCATTGTTGAACGTCAGCGACGAGTTCGGATCGTTCCACGTCGTCACGACCTTGCTCGGCCCGCACGTGCCGAGCAGCGTGACGTTCACCTTCACGTTGTTGATCGACAGCTGCGTCGTACTGTCGGCCTGCCCGGTCCACGGCGACGCGCTGGTCGCGCTGCCGCTGATCAGGCCGCACGTCGCGCCGCCCGTGAACGTCGTCGACGTGATGTTGACGATGCCCGTCGACGAGATCGTGCCGTTGAACGTCGCGTTGCAGGTCGCGTTGATCGACCCCTTGGCCAGGGCCGTAAGGCCCGTCGCGGAGAACGGCTCCCCGTTGGGGTTCATGGCCTGACCGTCGGCGCGCGACACGGTGACGGCGAAAGCAGGCGCGGCCGAAACCGCGGTGAATGCCACTGCAGCAACAAGCGATACGATTTTGCGAATGCTCATTTGAACTGCCCCCTCTCTCTTCACAAATGGCGGCATGCCGCCAGGAACGCGACGTCCCGGCCGGATCGCTCCGGCCGCTCGGTCGCAGGAAGCCGCCGGCACGCGTGACGCGTGCCGCACGGCTCAGAACTTGTAGGAAATGCCGACGAACGTGATCAGCGGATCGGCCTTCAGCCGCGTGCGCGTGGTCGCGAGCGTCGATCCGTCGGCCGCCTTGATCACGAGCGACGAGTAGGTCTTCAGCGGCATGTAGGTCAGCGTCGCCGTGAGCCCCCAGTGCTTGTCGATCGCATAGCTCGCGCCGACGTTGTAGACCGGCGTGAACGACGATGACGCCTTGCCCTCCACCGACGTCGGCCCCGGCTTGCCGGCGCCGGCCGCGAGCACGCTGCCGAGGTTCTCGTTGATGTCCTTCGCGAAGTTGCCGTTCAGTTCGATGTTGCTGAACCAGCTGTAGGCCACACCGATCCCGACGAACGGACGGAACTTCGCGGTCGGTGCATTGAAGTAGTACTGCAGAATGATCGTCGGGCTCCACTGCCGCGCATTCTTCACGGCCGGCTGGTTCGACGTCTTGTCCATGTCGACGCTGCCGAGCGAGCCGGCCGGGCCGGGCGGCCGGATCACGCCGTGTCCGGTCAGCGTGAACTCGGGCGGCACGCCGAGCACCGACGTCACCGCGATGTGGTCGGTGAAGAAGTGCGTGAGCGTGAGGCCGACCGTATCGGCGTTGTTGACCGTCAGGCTCGTGCCCGGCGACGTGAATGAACCGGGCAGCCGCAGCGGCCCGTTGATCGGCATGTTCGCGAGATTCGTCGTCAGCCCGTTGGTCGAATCCTGCGGCATGATGTGCAGCCAGCCCAGCGTCGCGACGTTGTCGCCCGCCTGCTGGGCCGATGCGAGCGTCGACACGCCTGCGACGACACCCGCGACAATCAGCTTCTTCATGAAACCTTCCCCCTCGTTCTGTCCGGGCGCCGCGCATCCGCGCGCGGCGCCGCCGTGTCTCCATCCGCGCGTGGTCACTGCACGAACGCGCCGACCGTGAAGTACGGATTGCTCGTATCGGCCATGTCGAGGAACCCGAACACACCGCCGGTGAACACGAACTTGCCGGTCGCCGGCCCCGACGCCGCGTCGGCATGCACGGTCGTCACGACGCCCGGCACCTTCTGCGTGTAGTCGAGGTTCAGCGCGCGCGTGAGCGCCGCCTGCGACGCGTTGAACGGATCGAGCAGCGTCGCCTGCGCGCCGACGAGCGCGGTCGCGCGGTAGTTGAACGCACTGTCGACGCCCGTGTACTCGCCGTTCTGCGAGCCCGGCGCGACCGCCGCCTGGGGGCTCAGGAACGAGATGCCCGATTCGTCGTCCGCGCTCGGCGGGCCCTGCGTGAGGTCCGCGTTCGCGGCGCCGGTGCGGATGAACACCGGCACGAGCTGGTTGCGCAGCTTGCCGACGATCAGGATTCCCTTGCCGGCCTTCGCCGGATCGAGCGCGGCGAGCGTCGGCGGCACCTGCGGCTGGTAGTTCAGCGACTGGAATGCCGGCGCATCGGGGCGCAGCGTGAACGGCTGGTTCACGGTCGCGCTCGACGCGAACGGCTGCCCGCCGTTCTTCTTGCCGAAGTTGTCCGTTTCGACGTAGCTGCCGTCCGCGTGGATCGTCACCTGCTGGTCGAGCGCCACCGGCTGGAAGTTCTGCGACGGCACCTGGTGGTAGCCGAGCTGGTTGTATGTACCGGCGATCTTCGACAGATCGGTTTCGAGCGACGAGAAGCTGATGAACGGGTAGTACGGGAACGTCGTTTTCGTGATCTTGCCGACGCCGATCACGCCGTCGAACTGGATCGTCGCGCCCGGAATCGCGCCGCCCAGCACGCCCTCGCCGAGGAACAGGCGTGCCGGCCGGCTCGGGTCGAGGCTCGCGTTCTGCATCCGGAACGTGCACTGATTCAGCTTCACGGTCGGCAGGCCGGTCTCGTCGGCCAGCGTGCCGTCGACGACGTTGGCCGGCGCCGTGTCGCGCGTCGGCTGCACGGTCCCTGTGGTGGTCGGCACGGGCGACGCGAGGTAGGTCATCCGGTACGTCATCTTCGTCGTGTCGAGCTGCACCTTCACGAGTTCGCCCGAACCCGACCCGCCAATGAACACCGTGTTGTAGTCGATGGATTGCGGGCACAGCCGCACCACCGGTGCGGGCGGCGGGTCGCCGTCGCCGCCGCAGGCGGCCAGCACGGGCGCGAGCGACGCCGCGGCCATCCAATGCTTCACATTCATAGGAATCCTCTTGAATTTCGATTCGCCGGCGGCGACGCATGCGCCGCCGGTGTTCCGTGTTCAGTACGCCGTTACTGGACGAACGCGCCGACCGTGAAGAACGGGTTGATCTTGTTGTTGTTGACGACCATCGCGTAGACGTTCCCCGCCGTCACCAGCCAACCGGTGTCGCCCTTGCTGAAGATCGCCACGTTGCCGTTCGCACCCTTCGCGTTGAAGTCCTGCGACGCCGTGACCTTGATCTTGCCGGGCGTGGCCTGCGTGTAGTCGAGCGCGAACTGCGAACTCACGGACGACGTCTGCGGGTCGATGAATGCCGCGGTATTGCCCTGAAACAGCGTGGACGTGTAGTTGGCTGCGAGCGTCGATACAGCGCTGCCGTCCGTGCAGTTGCCGGCCTCGGGCATGAAGAACGTGCCGTTGAACGTGCCGGGCAGGTCCGGATGCGGCACGAGGCTGTCGAAGCTCGGTCCCGAAATCCCCGGTGCCCCATACACGCCGTTCGACGTCACGACGCCGCACGCGGACGCGCTCGTCGCCCCGATGAAACCGCCCTTCAGCACATTGGCCGCGACGACCTGCGCGGGCGACAGCATCGAGATGCCGACTTCCGCGTCGGCGACCGACGCCAGCAGGTTGCTCGCATCGGCGTGCGAGTAGCCGACGCGAATCACGATCGGTATCAGCGCGCCGTTCAGCTTGCCGACGATCATCACGCCATGCGCCTGGGTCGGCGACAGCAGCACGAGCGGCTGCTCCTGGCCGGCCGACGGATACGGCAAGCCCGGTTTCGCGCTGCTGACGAACACGTTGTCGGCACTGCCGTCCGTGTTCTTGCGCAGCGTCCACGGCGTACCGGTCGTCTGGCACGAGTAGTCGCTGCCCGGCGTGATCGTGCACGTGCCGTCCCCGCCGAGCGTCTGGTTCCAGTTCACGACATCCGGCTGCCAGCCTTGCGGGGTGGCGGTCTGGTAGCTGCTGCCCGTCGGCGACAGATGAATGCCGACTTCGTTGTACACGCCGGCCACCTTGGTGAAATCCGTCTCGGTGTCGGTAAAGCCGATGAACGGATAGAAATCGAACGTGCGCGACGGCACGGTGCCGATATAGAGACCCGGCGCGAGCGGAATGCCGTCGAATTGAATCGTCGCGCCCGGAATCCCGCCGCCGACCACCCCGTTCCCGACGAACAGCATCGGCGGATCCGTGCGCTTGATCGTCACCGAATACGCGCCGTCGCTCGTCGCGCCGCTGTCGAGCACGAACGCGCAGCGGTTCTGCTCGGCCGTCGGCAGGTTGGTCGGATGATGGAACGCGCCATTGATCGTGAGGCCCGCGCGCGTGTCGTTGACCTGCCCGGCCGACGTCGGCACCGACGATTCGATGAACTGCATCTGATAGGTGAGCCGGGTCGTGTCGAACTTCACCTTCACGTATTCGCCGCTGCCGGCGCCGCCCGTGTAGGTCGTCGTGTAGTCGAGCGAATCCGGACACAGCTTCGTCACGACGGGCGGTGTCGTTTCGGCGCCGCTCGGCCCGCATGCGCTGCCCGAGCACTGCGGCACGTTGATCGGGCCCGGATCGTCGCCGCCGCCGCAACCGGCGACGAACGGCAGCGCCAGCACGGCGCACGACAGGATCGCCTTCCGCCATTCAGGAATGCAAAGCATCAACCCCTCCTTTTCAGATACGACAGGTCTCGCACGGACGGGCTGCGTGGCCCGCCGGTTGGTATTGCGCCGCGAGCGTGCGCGGCGCATGACGATGCGCGCCATGCGCGCCGCGCGGCCGGATCGGCAGATGCGATCAGGACCGCCGCGGCAGGCAAGCGCTGTCCGGCGGCGCCGTCATGCGGCACGGCGCCGGCGGGACAATCGAAACGGAAATGTGGTGCGTCGCTACAGCGGCAACACGATGCGATGACGCGGGCACGCGACTCGCGTCGTGCCCGCATCCAGCGAAAAGCGCGGACATGGCAGTCCGGCCGGGCCCTCGGATAGGCGTCTCATGTATTGGTCTCCGTACGTACGCTTGATTCGTTATCGTGATGCGTCGTTGGACGAGACTATGATCGGACGATCCGCACAAGTAAATGGATGCAGAGTTCCAAACGTGCGCGAACCGCGCAATCCTAATGTGTTCAAGGTGCTTGACAGTTTTTCAAACGGCCTTCAATTTATTTGCTCAGACAAATACCGACCCGGTGTAACGCGCAGGGGAACGATGGTGGTCGACTCGCGCACCGGTCGAGCTAAAACGACGCGCATTGTTCGCCGGATTTAAATAAAGCCTCGCTTTATTGAATGACGCATGTGCAATTTCCGCAAATCCCGCACCGGCATCGCATGTTCTTTCCATCGAAATGCATTTCCATCTGCCGATTGCTAATATGGCGGTCCTGCGATCCCGCACCACAACGCCGTTCGACATGACGCCCGTTCGCCATGCCGCCCCCGACACCACCCGCCTCGCGGCGGCGCCGGGCACGTGCGGCGCGCGGCGTCGGACCGACCGGCCGTGCCATCCGTGAGCATGCAACCGATCCTTTCCGTCTCCGACCTTTCCAAGACCTACGCGTCCGGCTTCCAGGCGCTGAAGCACGTGACCCTCGACATCCGCCCGGGCGAGATCTTCGCGCTGCTCGGGCCGAACGGCGCGGGCAAGACCACGCTGATCGGCTCGATCTGCGGCATCGTCACGCCGACCGAGGGCCGCGTGACGGTCGGCGGCCACGACATCCGCGACGCGTATCGCGCGGCGCGCGAAATGATCGGCCTCGTGCCGCAGGAGCTGACGACCGACGCGTTCGAAACCGTGTGGGCGACCGTGTCGTTCAGCCGCGGCCTGTTCGGCAAGGCACCCGATCCCGCGCACATCGAGAAGACACTGAAGGCGCTGTCGCTGTGGGACAAGCGCGACAACAAGCTGATGACGCTGTCGGGCGGCATGAAGCGCCGCGTGATGATCGCGAAGGCGCTCGCGCACGAGCCGCGCATCCTGTTCCTCGACGAGCCGACGGCCGGCGTCGACGTCGAGCTGCGCCGCGACATGTGGAAGCTCGTCGATTCGCTGCGCGACAGCGGCGTGACGATCCTGCTGACCACGCACTACATCGAGGAAGCCGAGGAAATGGCCGACCGGATCGGCATCATCCTCGGCGGCGAACTCGTGCTCGTCGAAGAGAAGCGCGAGCTGATGCGCAAGCTCGGCAAGAAGCAGCTGACCGTGCAGCTCGAACACCCGCTTACGACCGTGCCGGCCGAACTCGCCACGTTCGGGCTCGAACGTGCGGACGACGGCGCCGCGCTCGTCTATACGTACGACTCGCAGCGCGACGACGCGAGCATCGCGAAGCTGATCAACGCGCTCGGCTCGGCCGGCATCGGCTTTCGCGACCTGCATACGACGCAGAGCTCGCTCGAGGATATTTTCGTCAGCCTGATCGACAACCGCCGCAACGGCGCACAAGGGGCGTAACGCACATGGCGAACTGGAATTTCCACGGCATCCGCGCGATCTATCGCGCCGAAATGGCCCGCACGCGCCGCACGCTGATGCAGAGCATCATCGCGCCGGTGATCTCGACGTCGCTGTACTTCGTCGTGTTCGGTTCGGCGATCGGCTCGCGCATCAGCGACGTGAACGGGATCGGCTACGGGTCGTTCATCGTGCCGGGCCTCGTGATGCTGTCGCTGCTGTCGCAGAGCATCTCGAACGCGTCGTTCGGCATCTACTTCCCGCGCTTCACGGGCACGATCTACGAGATATTGTCCGCACCCGTGTCGTACTGGGAGATCGTGATCGCGTATGTGGGCGCGGCCGCGTCGAAGTCGCTGCTGCTCGGGGTGATCATCCTCGCGACGGCCGGGCTGTTCGTGCCGCTGCACATCCTGCATCCGTTCTGGATGGTGCTGTTCCTCGTGCTGACGTCGATCACCTTCAGCCTGTTCGGCTTCGTGATCGGCATCTGGGCCGACAGCTTCGAGAAGCTGCAGCTCGTGCCGCTCCTGATCATCACGCCGCTCACGTTCCTCGGCGGCAGCTTCTATTCGGTCGACATGCTGCCGCCCGCGTGGCGCATCGTCACGCTGTTCAACCCGATCGTCTACCTGATCAGCGGCTTCCGCTGGTCGTTCTACGGGCTGGCCGACGTGCACGTGGGGATCAGCCTCGCGGCGACCACGCTGTTCCTCGCGATCCTGCTCGCGATCGTCGCGTGGATGTTCCGCACCGGCTACAAGCTGAAGAACTGACGCAGCGCGTGCTGCCGTGCACCCGGCACGGCCGCTGCGATCGCCGGTTCGCGCATCCGGGGCGGCGCTGCTAGACTGGATCGGAAGATCGACCGCTGCCGCCTGTGGCACCGCAACGAGCGGGGCACGGGCGGCGCGGCTCCGCCCCCTTCCCTGCGCGAGGACCCAATGAGCGCCTCCCGAATCGACGCCGTCCGCGACGGCCTGTTTCGCGCGACGACCTACGTCGACACGCTGAACCTGTGCTTCAGCCAGTTCTTCGTACGATCGCCGCACGGTGACGTGCTGTGCGTCGAAACGGGCACCCGGTCCAATTTCACGCAGCTGAGCGCGGCGCTCGACGGCGTCGGCATCGCGCCGTCGATGGTCAGCAGCGTGATCGTCCCGCACTTCGAGGCCGACGAAATGGGCGCGCTGCCCGATTTCCTCGCGGCCAACCCGGCGCTCGTCGCGTACGGACATCCGATGTGTACATGGGGGCTCGCCGACGTGTTCGGCGTGCGCGCGATTCCGCTGAAGGATGGGGAGCCGACGACGCTGTCGGGCACCGGCGTCGTGCCGGTGTTCACGACGCACGTGCATCAGTGGGATGCGCTCGTCGTGTATCTGCCGGCGTACAAGGCGCTGCTGTCGTCGGACATCCTGATGCGCTTCGGCCGGGAGGACGCCGACGATCCTCTGCCCGAGATCCTCGATGCAATCACGCGCTCCGACTACCTGCCGTCGCTCGCGCACCTGGCGCGCGCGCTGCGCCGCATCCAGGCGCTCGATCTCGACATCATCCTGCCGATGCACGGCCCGGCGATCACGCACGACATTCCGCGCGTGATCGCCGGTGTCATCGCCCACTGCGAGGCGGCCGCGGCGGCGTAGCGCGCACGCGCGGCGCCGTGCGGCCGGCCTTGGCTGGTCAGACGCCGGTCAGGCGCCGGTCACGACGAATTCGGCGGCCGCCTTGCTCTGGACCGCGGCCATCACCGCGAGCTCACGTTTGCTGTGCGGCTCGCCGGACGCGACGCCCGTCGCATGCCGGGCCTTCGCGCCGACCGGAAAGAACACGAACGACGCGCCGGCCGGCGCATCGGGCTCGGCCCGCAGGCGTTTGTTCAGGATCTTGAGGTATTTTTTCTTCGAGACTTCCTTCGTTGCCATGGCGCCCTCCACATGAACGTGATGCTGGTCAGCATACCAGTTTTGACAGGCGATTCCGGAGCCCCGCCGCGCGATCGATCTGCACTAGAATGAATCGGCTCACGCGACTCGCCGCGCAGGCCGCGGCCGTCATGTCATTAACGGAGCGTTTCCATGCATGCCGAATTATTCGCGCAGCATCATGATTGCCCGGGCTGGGAAGGCGAAATGGCCCGGCGCGTCGCTGCCTTCGACTGGTCGTCCACCGGCCTCGGCCCGCTCGACGGCTGGTCGGCGAGCCTCGTCGCTGCCGTGCGCACCGTGCTCGCGTCGCCGCTGCCGCTGGTGATGCTGTGGGGCCGGCCCGG
Protein-coding sequences here:
- a CDS encoding MBL fold metallo-hydrolase — encoded protein: MSASRIDAVRDGLFRATTYVDTLNLCFSQFFVRSPHGDVLCVETGTRSNFTQLSAALDGVGIAPSMVSSVIVPHFEADEMGALPDFLAANPALVAYGHPMCTWGLADVFGVRAIPLKDGEPTTLSGTGVVPVFTTHVHQWDALVVYLPAYKALLSSDILMRFGREDADDPLPEILDAITRSDYLPSLAHLARALRRIQALDLDIILPMHGPAITHDIPRVIAGVIAHCEAAAAA
- a CDS encoding ABC transporter permease; this encodes MANWNFHGIRAIYRAEMARTRRTLMQSIIAPVISTSLYFVVFGSAIGSRISDVNGIGYGSFIVPGLVMLSLLSQSISNASFGIYFPRFTGTIYEILSAPVSYWEIVIAYVGAAASKSLLLGVIILATAGLFVPLHILHPFWMVLFLVLTSITFSLFGFVIGIWADSFEKLQLVPLLIITPLTFLGGSFYSVDMLPPAWRIVTLFNPIVYLISGFRWSFYGLADVHVGISLAATTLFLAILLAIVAWMFRTGYKLKN